Proteins from one Mycobacterium sp. HUMS_12744610 genomic window:
- the ahcY gene encoding adenosylhomocysteinase — protein MTTTEKSLSADVRNGIDFKVADLSLADYGRRDIELSEQEMPGLMSLRREYADVQPLKGARISGSLHMTVQTAVLIETLVSLGAEVRWASCNIFSTQDHAAAAVVVGPYGTPEEPKGVPVFAWKGETLEEYWWAAEQMLTWPDQPANMILDDGGDATMLVLRGAQYEKAGVVPPAEDDDPTEWKIFLELLRRRFETDKGKWTKIAESVKGVTEETTTGVLRLYQFAAAGDLAFPAINVNDSVTKSKFDNKYGCRHSLIDGINRGTDVLIGGKKVLICGYGDVGKGCAESVKGQGARVVVTEIDPINALQALMEGYDVKTVEDAIAEADIVITATGNKDIITLAHMKAMKDHAVLGNIGHFDNEIQVAQLEKSGATRTNIRPQVDLWTFPDSGKSIILLSEGRLLNLGNATGHPSFVMSNSFSNQVIAQIELWTKNDEYDNEVYRLPKHLDEKVARIHVEALGGQLTKLTKEQAEYLGIDVEGPYKPDHYRY, from the coding sequence ATGACGACGACCGAAAAATCGCTGAGTGCCGACGTCCGGAACGGCATCGACTTCAAGGTTGCCGATCTGTCGCTGGCGGATTACGGGCGGCGCGACATCGAGCTCTCCGAGCAGGAGATGCCGGGTCTGATGTCGCTGCGCCGGGAGTACGCCGACGTGCAGCCCCTCAAGGGCGCGCGGATCTCGGGCTCGCTGCACATGACGGTCCAGACCGCGGTGCTCATCGAGACCCTGGTCTCGCTGGGCGCCGAGGTGCGCTGGGCGTCGTGCAACATCTTCTCCACCCAGGACCACGCGGCGGCGGCCGTCGTCGTCGGCCCCTACGGCACCCCCGAGGAGCCCAAGGGAGTTCCGGTGTTCGCCTGGAAGGGCGAGACGCTGGAGGAGTACTGGTGGGCCGCCGAGCAGATGCTGACGTGGCCCGACCAGCCGGCCAACATGATCCTCGACGACGGCGGCGACGCCACCATGTTGGTGCTGCGCGGCGCCCAGTACGAGAAGGCCGGCGTGGTGCCGCCCGCCGAGGACGACGACCCCACCGAGTGGAAGATCTTCCTGGAGCTGCTGCGCCGCCGTTTCGAGACCGACAAGGGCAAGTGGACCAAGATCGCCGAGTCGGTCAAGGGCGTCACCGAGGAGACCACCACCGGCGTGCTGCGGCTCTACCAGTTCGCCGCGGCCGGTGATCTGGCGTTCCCGGCGATCAACGTCAACGACTCTGTGACCAAGTCCAAGTTCGACAACAAGTACGGCTGCCGGCACTCCCTGATCGACGGGATCAACCGCGGCACCGACGTGCTGATCGGCGGCAAGAAGGTGCTGATCTGCGGCTACGGCGACGTGGGCAAGGGCTGCGCCGAATCGGTCAAGGGTCAGGGGGCGCGGGTCGTCGTCACCGAGATCGACCCGATCAACGCGCTGCAGGCGCTGATGGAGGGCTACGACGTCAAGACGGTCGAGGACGCCATCGCCGAGGCGGACATCGTCATCACCGCCACCGGCAACAAGGACATCATCACGCTGGCGCACATGAAGGCGATGAAGGACCATGCGGTCCTGGGCAACATCGGGCACTTCGACAACGAGATCCAGGTCGCCCAGCTCGAGAAGTCGGGCGCGACCAGGACCAACATCCGCCCGCAGGTCGACCTGTGGACGTTCCCCGACAGCGGCAAGTCGATCATCCTGCTGTCCGAGGGCCGGCTGCTGAACCTGGGCAACGCCACCGGCCACCCGTCGTTCGTGATGAGCAACAGCTTTTCCAACCAGGTGATCGCCCAGATCGAGCTGTGGACGAAGAACGACGAGTACGACAACGAGGTGTACCGGCTGCCCAAGCACCTCGACGAGAAGG